In one Liolophura sinensis isolate JHLJ2023 chromosome 11, CUHK_Ljap_v2, whole genome shotgun sequence genomic region, the following are encoded:
- the LOC135478096 gene encoding inhibin beta A chain-like — protein MTRGKETPRVTLFPALPLTALDMLPTQALLRLAISLVAIVIAPVEVTSSYTPALPEQLYKARPGVGRCVNCTRTIVGLNRSVTEKIELERIKDRIMRKLGLKTIPGLTAEALTTTEVSKSEVNVSKAPKDDQPGMYQYIDIISKAEPPDGINDKSVLQFKVQEKKKEDGVGVHRGYLYVFLKKRGKKLKGNKRITLRISTVDDKGKPDELLTSLKMRLKESKWQKIGLPSDLLNGVLKNPSSPLKLHVRCKKCKKSVKPILLFKSNKNRRKTRKGRTRKQHRNRKPSLNKKRPLIVIHTRTLRTRSKRHTLSCVRGSSEHAHPHNASIVGEINNNCCKRSYYLNFTDIGWDDWIISPEGTVVAECNGRCGNRRPTSFLDSVSSRGQPSGRGRRQRNRQCRPTRSSPLVMVYFNESLHVVQRRIPDMIVSSCGCRQAN, from the exons CCTTGCCACTGACAGCGCTGGACATGCTGCCAACCCAGGCCTTGCTGAGGTTGGCAATTAGTTTGGTGGCCATTGTGATAGCTCCGGTGGAAGTGACGTCATCCTACACACCGGCACTTCCGGAGCAGCTGTACAAAGCTCGCCCTGGCGTCGGTCGCTGTGTTAACTGTACTAGAACGATTGTAGGCCTTAACAGATCAGTGACGGAGAAAATTGAACTGGAGCGAATTAAAGACCGGATTATGAGAAAACTTGGCTTGAAAACTATACCAGGACTAACTGCAGAAGCGCTTACGACAACTGAAGTTAGTAAATCTGAAGTGAATGTCAGCAAGGCGCCTAAGGATGATCAACCGGGCATGTACCAGTACATCGACATCATCTCCAAAGCAGAGCCACCAG ATGGTATCAACGATAAAAGCGTTCTTCAGTTTAAAGTGCAAGAGAAAAAGAAGGAAGACGGCGTGGGTGTCCATAGGGGATACCTTTACGTCTTCCTGAAGAAACGCGGGAAAAAATTGAAAGGAAACAAACGCATCACTTTGCGAATTTCCACAGTCGATGACAAGGGCAAACCCGATGAATTATTGACTTCGCTGAAAATGCGACTAAAAGAATCGAAATGGCAAAAAATCGGCCTGCCCTCTGACCTTCTAAATGGGGTGTTGAAAAACCCTAGCTCTCCGCTTAAGCTACATGTGCGGTGTAAAAAGTGCAAGAAAAGTGTCAAACCCATTCTTCTCTTTAAATCAAACAAGAACAGACGTAAGACAAGAAAAGGTCGTACACGTAAACAGCATCGGAATAGGAAGCCATCTTTGAACAAAAAGCGTCCGCTGATAGTCATCCACACACGAACTTTGAGGACGCGTTCTAAGAGGCATACGCTCAGCTGTGTGCGGGGATCAAGCGAGCATGCGCATCCCCATAACGCCAGCATTGTAGGCGAAATCAACAACAACTGTTGTAAAAGATCCTATTATTTAAACTTTACGGATATAGGCTGGGACGATTGGATCATTTCGCCGGAAGGAACCGTTGTCGCTGAGTGCAACGGCCGTTGTGGCAACAGGAGGCCAACCTCCTTCCTGGACTCCGTGTCGTCACGCGGACAGCCTTCCGGTAGAGGGCGCCGTCAGCGGAACAGACAATGTCGTCCTACGAGAAGCTCGCCACTTGTCATGGTGTATTTTAACGAGTCTCTCCACGTCGTTCAGAGACGAATACCTGACATGATAGTCTCGAGCTGTGGATGTCGGCAAGCGAACTAA